The following coding sequences are from one Bacteroidota bacterium window:
- a CDS encoding FAD-binding oxidoreductase, with protein sequence MNHNKTPLQIEKSLSVARMRGNGNRLATALADESFPQSDKVTKSQLADFEEQIEGKVVFPWSDGYERDRKDFNDVYPAYPLAIVYVSCYQDIQLCLRFSTENKIWAVCRSGGHSLAGYSVCDGIIIDMSEMQSVHIDAKNKIAIIDSGTTWGRIYKKVEFYNLHIPGGGCPTVAIAGFMQGGGYSLTSRNFGINCDTVLEVTVMLADGKIVVANSDQNQDLYWAVRGGTGNNFGVLLTVKYQLFELKNMFGKQISWSFQDSPDNAALALYTIQEIFLKGDQYPNLGIETIIATDFSNPYNWIKKVYFCGGWIGAGEDFDKAVAPLLAIPGAQVNLSEEGPYSKINNDLLEGVPDLPMDVKAYSRSAYIEKLLSLDDWKNILNYFKNNAPNQYTMVDLEGYGGKINTLPEGTNAFIHRNVTMDFYCDGFFNEETNDQHKNEEFIDSFYKFMETYTNSHSYQNYPYRNQSDFRWAYFGNYYNQLCEIKKRYDPHNFFHYQQSIGEPFTGEKAKEQKIIFTQNNPIKYE encoded by the coding sequence ATGAACCATAATAAAACTCCACTACAGATTGAAAAGTCATTGTCAGTAGCCCGAATGAGGGGTAATGGCAACAGGCTTGCAACCGCTTTGGCTGATGAATCATTTCCGCAAAGTGATAAGGTAACCAAATCTCAACTTGCCGATTTTGAAGAACAAATTGAAGGCAAGGTGGTTTTCCCATGGAGTGATGGATATGAAAGAGACCGTAAAGATTTCAATGATGTATATCCTGCGTATCCACTAGCAATAGTTTATGTATCATGCTATCAAGATATACAACTTTGTCTCCGGTTCTCAACAGAAAATAAAATATGGGCTGTGTGTCGTTCAGGCGGCCATAGTCTTGCAGGGTATTCAGTATGTGATGGAATTATTATTGACATGAGCGAAATGCAGAGCGTTCACATTGATGCAAAAAATAAAATTGCTATTATTGATTCAGGTACTACATGGGGTCGAATCTATAAAAAAGTAGAGTTTTATAACCTTCATATACCCGGTGGTGGATGCCCTACTGTAGCTATTGCTGGCTTTATGCAAGGTGGCGGCTATAGCTTAACATCACGGAATTTTGGAATTAACTGCGATACCGTATTGGAAGTTACTGTGATGCTTGCCGATGGAAAAATAGTTGTTGCAAATTCTGATCAGAATCAGGATCTATATTGGGCTGTTAGAGGAGGAACAGGGAATAATTTTGGCGTTTTATTAACTGTAAAATATCAGTTATTTGAATTGAAAAATATGTTTGGCAAACAAATATCTTGGAGCTTTCAGGATAGTCCTGACAATGCAGCATTAGCATTATATACGATACAGGAAATATTTTTAAAAGGTGATCAATATCCCAACTTAGGAATTGAAACGATAATTGCAACCGATTTTTCTAATCCGTATAATTGGATAAAAAAAGTTTATTTCTGTGGAGGATGGATTGGTGCCGGCGAAGACTTCGACAAAGCAGTTGCTCCTTTACTTGCTATACCCGGTGCACAGGTCAATTTGAGTGAAGAAGGTCCATATTCAAAAATTAATAACGATTTACTCGAAGGCGTTCCTGATTTGCCAATGGATGTAAAAGCTTATTCACGCAGTGCTTATATAGAAAAATTATTGTCACTTGACGACTGGAAAAATATATTAAACTACTTTAAAAATAATGCACCTAACCAATATACCATGGTTGATTTAGAGGGTTATGGAGGAAAAATTAATACTTTACCTGAAGGCACCAATGCATTCATTCACCGCAATGTAACAATGGATTTTTATTGTGACGGTTTTTTTAACGAAGAAACAAATGACCAGCATAAAAATGAAGAATTTATAGATTCATTTTACAAATTTATGGAGACATATACCAATTCACATTCTTATCAGAATTATCCCTATCGCAATCAATCTGATTTTAGATGGGCATATTTTGGAAATTATTATAATCAATTATGTGAAATAAAAAAAAGATATGACCCTCATAATTTCTTTCATTATCAGCAATCAATTGGCGAACCTTTTACAGGAGAAAAAGCAAAAGAACAAAAAATAATATTCACTCAAAATAATCCAATAAAATATGAATAA